The DNA sequence TCATGTTGCACACGTTCCCAGGCAGCAACGATTTCAGGACTGCTTTCTAATAACTGATTGAGCGCCGAATTCCAGTCATAAAATTCCTGAGGAGGCTCAAGCCTCCCTCTAAGAGTTGTACATTGTAATTCAGGAGTACCCACCATCGCCACCAGATTTCGCCACTCCTGTTCCAAGTCGTTCTCAGCCGCCTGCTGTTTCAATTGTGCGCGATGCAAGTCGACTTCCGCCTGCAACAGGCCGGACTGATTCGTCTGTCCTAGATTAAGCATCTCTTTATGTGTTTGTAAATTATCTTTCGCATTCTCCAGAAGTTTACCTTGGACTGCGAGTAACTGCTGCGCTGCCAGTGTCCGGTAGAAATGAATCCGCACGTCATTCAAGACACGCGTGTACTGGGCCGACAAGATGGTTTCCGCAACAGCGACCTGCTTTGTCCATTTCGCGCGACTGAGCTTCAGCTTACCACCTGTGACAAATTCCTGTGAGACGAATGCCCCCTGTAATTCACCAGCCGTGCCATTGATGCCAATTTGATCGCTGGCATACCCTACAACCGGGTTTGGGTAGAGTCCCGCCTGATAGGCTGCGCCTCGTGATGCTTCGACTTGCGCTGCCGCCTGGACCAGCGTCGGATTATTGGCTTGTGCCAAAGCTTCTAGCTCATCCAGTGATATCGCAGTACTTTGGCTTGCTAAAACATCACCCGGCATGGGGAGAAGAAGTGGATCGTATTTCTCTACTGGTAACTCAATTGACTCTTGATGCGATACGAGTCGTGTTTCAGTCTCCGAGGTTGCATCATATTCTGCTTCCGCATCATCGCGCACAATGACTTGCGAAGTTTCATTTTCTGCTGGTACAGGTTTTTTACCTATTTGATTAGCAACATCCCTTTTCGTGCTGGTTGCACATCCACTAATTAATACGATTGCCAGTAAGATAGAAATTAGATTCTTTGAATTCACCACGGCCCCCCGAAGTCTAGAACTAGCCGCGCAAATTCTTCACGCGCGATTCCCTTAACGTATAGTTATCGGCGGGATCTGTACTATTGTGTTATTGCAATATATCGATTGTAACGGTTTTCTGTAGAATAGAATGATGGTGGCATCTAAACATCATGTCCAATGATGGTTACGATAATATTCTTTTCTCATCCCGAAGAAGAAAAACGCCAAATCTACCATGTCGAGAGCATTTAAGTACGAGTTGATCGCGCTCCACGTTGGTTTGTGATGCAGCTGATTCAGCGTGTGAATAGAGGAGACTGCCACATTTGAACTAATAAAGTCGGCAGAACTCACTCAATTCGGAGTCTCTAATGGTCGTCACGCAGTTCACGAACCTTGGCCAGCCATTCAACGAGTCCTTGTCGAAGATGTTGGGTAAGTTGAAGCAAAACACCGCCGTATTCAATTGCTCGATTGACTTCAGCATTTGCGAGGAATTCGTCACCAGTGACTTTGTTGGGTGGCAAATCTTCTACTGTCCGTAGCGGAAGCGCAGGCAGTGAGGGACGTTGCCCCGAAATTAATTCCGGATTTGATCAGCTGGGATTGCCTTCATTAACAGCAAATTTGAGCAATACCAGTTTCCGAATTTGGTGAACGCACAGTGGTTCGAGGAGGATGCGTGATCGTTTTGACTCAACGTGCCGTCGTCATGACAACAACACATTGACAACGAGAGCTTAGCTTTGTTTGTTATAAAACACCGTGTGACAGTTTGTTATGTCTTAATTTTAATGGTTGGCATAAATAATGCCTTTTGTGTCGAGTCATCAACAAACAAAGAAAAGCCTTAAAGCTATTGAGGTAATCATACTCACGAAATGAAAAGGAGATCCTATTATGATACGTTTCGCACTGTTTCTCGGTATTCTCGCTGCCTTGACAGCATTCACGACCAATCCGGCAAAGGCAGCAGATAACTCTTATGTACATGGATATCTTGGCCACACCTTGTCGGGGCACGGATACCTTTCGTCCGGATATGGTCACTCGACTTACAGGCAGCGTCTCCAACACGGTTATGTCAACCACGGGTATTCTGCACGTGAGTATGGACACGGTTCCTTCCGGCAAAGCCACATCGACCGCGGCTATTACAATTACCCATCCTATAGTCACCGCGGTGCAGTCCAGATTATGACACCGCATCTAGATTTTCGGTTAGGTCACTAAACGGGTTAGCTTAGTCAGTGCCGAAGTGAATAGCTTCTACCAAGAAAGGGTTAGCACTGTCCCTTAGACTTCTCACTCTCAAAATTCTCGAAAAGGATTCATGAAAAGATACTTTTTTCAATTCCTGCAAACCCTGAGTGGAATTGATAGCAAGTCGAACACTTTTAAGTCTCACTGTCATTTTGAGTTAGCGAAAGTCACCGAAATCTATTTGAAATACGAACTATCTTTTGAATTTATCTTCAAATTCCAATGAATAATCTGGAATGGTTCTGCATCTAACCCCTCGACTGCAAAATTGCTTTGCAGTCGAGGGGTTTCTATTTCTAGTTAGATGTTCCAAACATATTCAGTTAGAGAAAAGCATGAAAGCAGCTATATCAAGATTGTGTCGAAAATTAACTATCAAAACGTTTTCGCGTAAAACAAAACTAATGTTAGAACGATTCAAAGGAGTTGATTTTTTAACTGTAATACAACCTGAAGAAATTGGATATGACCCTCATGTTGTGTATCGGTCTTCTCCTTCTGGAAATAAATATTTAATACAATTACTAAAAGATATTAGTGTTACAAACGCTGACTCTATTATCGATATTGGCTCCGGAAAAGGTAGCGCAATGCGATCAATGCTAAAGTTTCCCTTTGCAGAAATTGCTGGAATTGAGTTGTCAGAACAGATCGCTGCAATAGCAATAAATAATTTCAAAAAACTAAGGGCGAATAGATGTCATGTGTTTAGTTGCGATGCAACGGCATTTCAGAATTATGGCCACTATAATATGTTTTATTTCTATAACCCATTTCCGGCTGATATTATGTCAGAAGTGATTTGCAAGATAGATGAGTCTGCCCGAGGAAGCGATAAAGAAATACTAATTATATACAACAACCCAGTTTATC is a window from the Gimesia benthica genome containing:
- a CDS encoding protein-L-isoaspartate O-methyltransferase family protein produces the protein MKAAISRLCRKLTIKTFSRKTKLMLERFKGVDFLTVIQPEEIGYDPHVVYRSSPSGNKYLIQLLKDISVTNADSIIDIGSGKGSAMRSMLKFPFAEIAGIELSEQIAAIAINNFKKLRANRCHVFSCDATAFQNYGHYNMFYFYNPFPADIMSEVICKIDESARGSDKEILIIYNNPVYHDSIISFGAFSKVKEYPDEWGNQIFLYSNKSLEHSRLNR
- a CDS encoding TolC family protein encodes the protein MNSKNLISILLAIVLISGCATSTKRDVANQIGKKPVPAENETSQVIVRDDAEAEYDATSETETRLVSHQESIELPVEKYDPLLLPMPGDVLASQSTAISLDELEALAQANNPTLVQAAAQVEASRGAAYQAGLYPNPVVGYASDQIGINGTAGELQGAFVSQEFVTGGKLKLSRAKWTKQVAVAETILSAQYTRVLNDVRIHFYRTLAAQQLLAVQGKLLENAKDNLQTHKEMLNLGQTNQSGLLQAEVDLHRAQLKQQAAENDLEQEWRNLVAMVGTPELQCTTLRGRLEPPQEFYDWNSALNQLLESSPEIVAAWERVQHDEITVERERVQPIPNILVDVNFGHNFETDNSVAGVTVGLPIPIFDKNQGTVDQALADLNRSRADVKRLELSLMSRLSTEFRNYQTACQHVETYRDEMLPKGKQAYDLLHHSYKERRAPWPDVLMAQQIYLNLQADYIMSQLKYHESEIAISGMLLTGGLAEPPAPVGGGHINAVPKPR